The following coding sequences lie in one Glycine max cultivar Williams 82 chromosome 19, Glycine_max_v4.0, whole genome shotgun sequence genomic window:
- the LOC100804150 gene encoding uncharacterized protein, translating to MGCWRLDRWVWKLNWRRETFEWELLEQLQILLNSVQILSNELDSWVWQNCNSGKYSTNWAYKLLLEDDGMVIPSDIFSLAWRLRRIPNKVAFLLWRAFKDRLPTKDNLLWLQCHSWMLPSMSTILSASLESHFNQFSGLGRSKSATEFGQGFICRGYW from the exons ATGGGTTGTTGGAGGTTGGATAGATGGGTTTGGAAGTTAAATTGGAGAAGAGAGACTTTTGAGTGGGAACTTCTCGAGCAATTGCAAATACTCTTAAATTCTGTACAGATACTTAGTAATGAGTTGGATTCATGGGTTTGGCAAAATTGCAATTCTGGAAAATACTCTACAAACTGGGCTTATAAACTGTTGTTGGAAGATGATGGTATGGTAATCCCAAGTGATATTTTCTCATTGGCGTGGAGGCTAAGAAGGATACCAAACAAAGTGGCGTTCTTACTTTGGAGGGCTTTCAAGGATCGACTGCCAACTAAAGATAATTTA CTATGGCTTCAATGCCATTCTTGGATGCTTCCTTCAATGTCAACAATACTTTCAGCATCTTTGGAGAGCCATTTCAATCAGTTTTCGGGTTTGGGAAGGTCAAAAAGTGCAACGGAATTTGGTCAG GGCTTTATATGCAGGGGATATTGGTGA
- the LOC100780631 gene encoding TLC domain-containing protein At5g14285 yields the protein METLVPKFFLLFLFVYLFGYFIIFRKWSPKIRPEASSCFISIFHGTPATLLAAAAILSAADRGFAAENTKFQSLVLDFSVAYFAADLLHLAVFFAGAGDLPFVIHHLATLFVLLTCRHAASRGAVAVLALLALAEVTSALQNTWALARVRRSNCSSSTHVATACDAALALPFYGLYSIVRGLLGPYVVFRMVVFYSGGGAEGAIATWVWVSWVVVVSMAIAGSVAWVSNLWVEVYRERSRKVEEKIR from the coding sequence atggaaactcTTGTGCCAAAATTCTTCTTATTATTCCTCTTCGTTTACCTCTTCGGCTACTTCATCATCTTCCGCAAGTGGAGCCCCAAGATCCGACCCGAAGCCTCCAGCTGTTTCATTTCCATCTTCCACGGCACTCCGGCGACGCTCCTCGCCGCCGCTGCAATCCTCTCCGCCGCAGACCGAGGCTTCGCCGCCGAAAACACGAAATTCCAGAGCCTCGTGCTGGACTTCAGCGTCGCCTACTTCGCCGCCGACCTCCTCCACCTCGCCGTCTTCTTCGCCGGCGCTGGGGACCTCCCCTTCGTCATCCACCACCTCGCCACGCTCTTCGTGCTTCTCACGTGCCGCCATGCGGCCTCGCGCGGGGCGGTGGCGGTGCTTGCCCTCCTTGCCCTCGCCGAGGTCACCAGCGCGTTGCAGAACACGTGGGCCCTGGCGCGTGTGCGGAGGAGCAATTGCTCCTCCTCCACACACGTGGCGACGGCATGCGACGCCGCGCTGGCGTTGCCGTTTTATGGGTTGTATTCGATTGTACGAGGTTTGTTGGGGCCTTACGTTGTTTTCAGAATGGTGGTGTTTTATTCGGGTGGAGGCGCTGAGGGTGCTATTGCCACATGGGTTTGGGTTTCTTGGGTTGTTGTGGTGTCCATGGCCATTGCTGGGAGCGTTGCGTGGGTTTCGAATCTCTGGGTTGAAGTGTACAGAGAAAGGTCGAGGAAAGTTGAGGAGAAAATTAGATAG